One genomic window of Aquisalimonas sp. 2447 includes the following:
- a CDS encoding PhoU domain-containing protein encodes MFRQLYTALTSDNSLDQAFSELTEMLDHASWMFIRANNVLHNSVPAKDVRDSIYSRDRAINELERSIRRKILRHLTVNPGYDVAISLALMSVAKDAERIGDYCKNVFEVGQFYTQGFHVPKYQEPLDQVADHTIEMFRLVSHACHSSDESKARDAIAKVRTIRQQCDWVIQELFADENEIEFHEAVAYSLLARHYKRVAAHLANIATAVLGQLEDLDFYDED; translated from the coding sequence ATGTTTCGACAGCTATATACGGCGCTGACATCGGACAACAGCCTGGATCAGGCCTTCTCCGAGCTCACCGAAATGCTCGACCACGCGTCGTGGATGTTCATCCGCGCCAACAACGTCCTGCACAACTCGGTGCCGGCGAAAGACGTGCGCGACAGCATCTACTCGCGGGACCGCGCCATCAATGAGCTGGAACGCTCCATCCGGCGCAAGATCCTGCGCCACCTCACCGTCAATCCCGGCTACGACGTGGCCATCAGCCTGGCGCTGATGAGCGTGGCCAAAGACGCCGAGCGCATCGGTGATTACTGCAAGAACGTCTTCGAGGTAGGCCAGTTCTACACCCAGGGCTTCCATGTGCCGAAGTACCAGGAGCCGCTGGACCAGGTGGCGGATCACACCATCGAGATGTTCCGCCTGGTCTCCCACGCCTGCCACTCCTCGGATGAATCCAAGGCCCGGGACGCCATCGCCAAGGTGCGGACCATCCGCCAGCAGTGCGACTGGGTGATCCAGGAGCTGTTCGCCGACGAGAACGAGATCGAGTTCCACGAGGCCGTCGCCTACTCCCTGCTCGCCCGCCACTACAAGCGCGTCGCAGCCCATCTGGCGAATATCGCCACGGCAGTGCTTGGCCAGCTGGAAGACCTGGACTTCTACGACGAGGACTAG
- the hemH gene encoding ferrochelatase — protein MRYTAKQGFRHDDTPRLGVLVANLGTPDAPDTPSLRRYLAQFLSDPRVIELPRLYWRAILHGIVLRTRPKKSAAAYREVWTDDGSPLLITGRAQTKGIGERLAQRLEGPVAVELGMRYGSPSMAEALQTLRDAGAERLVVLPLYPQYSGSTTASTFDALADELKQWRWIPELRFIGQYHDDARYIRCLANSIREHWEQHGMGEKLLFTFHGTPKRYLLDGDPYHCQCHKTARLVAEELELPDDRWMVSFQSRFGNEEWLKPYTDETVIDFAKGGMKTLDVICAGFSADCLETLEEIEGENAEYFEENGGEELRYIRCLNDRSDHLDMLTELLMEHVQGWPEAGGPPRGLRDPDATMERAKALGSEV, from the coding sequence ATGCGCTACACCGCCAAACAAGGTTTCCGACACGATGACACCCCCCGACTCGGCGTGCTGGTTGCCAACCTGGGCACGCCGGATGCGCCGGATACCCCGTCACTGCGCCGTTACCTGGCGCAGTTCCTGAGCGACCCCCGGGTGATCGAACTGCCGCGGCTCTACTGGCGGGCGATTCTGCACGGCATCGTCCTGCGGACGCGGCCAAAGAAGTCCGCAGCCGCCTATCGCGAGGTGTGGACAGACGACGGGTCTCCACTGCTGATCACCGGCAGGGCACAGACCAAGGGCATCGGCGAACGTCTGGCGCAACGGCTGGAAGGACCAGTCGCGGTGGAGCTGGGCATGCGCTACGGCAGCCCTTCCATGGCCGAGGCACTCCAGACGCTGCGGGATGCCGGCGCCGAGAGGCTGGTGGTATTACCGCTGTACCCGCAGTACTCGGGCAGCACCACCGCATCCACCTTCGACGCGCTCGCCGACGAACTCAAGCAGTGGCGCTGGATCCCGGAACTGCGTTTCATCGGCCAATACCACGACGACGCGCGCTACATCCGCTGCCTTGCCAACAGCATCCGCGAGCACTGGGAGCAGCACGGCATGGGCGAGAAGCTGCTGTTCACCTTCCACGGCACGCCCAAACGTTACCTGCTGGATGGCGACCCGTACCACTGCCAGTGCCACAAAACCGCCCGCCTGGTGGCGGAGGAGCTGGAGCTGCCCGACGACAGGTGGATGGTCTCGTTCCAGTCCCGGTTCGGCAACGAGGAGTGGCTCAAGCCCTACACCGACGAGACAGTGATCGACTTCGCCAAGGGCGGCATGAAGACCCTTGACGTCATCTGTGCCGGTTTCTCGGCCGACTGCCTGGAGACGCTGGAGGAGATCGAGGGCGAAAACGCCGAGTACTTCGAGGAAAACGGCGGCGAGGAACTACGCTACATCCGCTGCCTGAACGACCGGAGTGACCACCTGGACATGCTCACCGAGCTGCTCATGGAGCACGTCCAGGGCTGGCCGGAGGCGGGCGGTCCGCCCCGGGGACTGCGCGACCCGGACGCAACCATGGAACGGGCCAAGGCGCTGGGCTCCGAAGTGTGA
- a CDS encoding PGPGW domain-containing protein, producing the protein MLDLFLEYQNLFWWMAAASMLMLVAGVFIVPWVVVRLPATYFAHRHRDERVVGRRHPVVGAVILVIKNTVGLVLVLAGIAMLVLPGQGILTILVGLTLLNFPGKYRLERWIVTRPAVLEPINWLRRRRGRPPLEF; encoded by the coding sequence ATGCTCGATCTCTTTCTCGAGTATCAAAACCTGTTCTGGTGGATGGCGGCAGCGTCGATGCTCATGCTGGTGGCCGGTGTGTTCATCGTGCCATGGGTCGTGGTGCGCCTGCCCGCCACCTACTTCGCTCACCGTCACCGCGATGAGCGCGTGGTCGGCCGGCGTCACCCAGTGGTAGGGGCTGTGATTCTGGTGATCAAGAACACGGTGGGGCTGGTCCTGGTCCTGGCCGGTATCGCCATGCTGGTACTCCCTGGCCAGGGCATCCTGACCATTCTGGTGGGGCTGACGCTGCTCAACTTTCCGGGCAAATACCGCCTGGAACGGTGGATCGTGACGCGCCCGGCGGTGCTGGAGCCCATCAATTGGCTGCGCAGGCGCCGGGGGCGGCCGCCGCTGGAGTTCTGA
- a CDS encoding Na/Pi cotransporter family protein, translating into MAHPDSSLSDPLDSALSRARQSPEAPAWMRGLYAGLCLYLFLSALNIMSGGLGVFGDQTDFMERMFAYGENPFIALMGAVLVTVLVQSSSFTTALIVTLVAGGDMPLGTAVYAIMGANIGTSVTGVIVSLANIRIRSNFRRSFTAALLHDFFNLLTVALLFPLEWISSLFHEQGRGLITRLANTLSDWIGMEEVANPNSPIKVITRPMVNLFDWLTGLVMPTTMAHGLLMAGLGLLLMFVALVFMVHNLRGALLRRMDGLFRTYFFRTDLRAYLVGVFSTVMVQSSTITSSLMVPLAGAGVVPMIRVLPFMIGANLGTTVTSILAATANPVSAAMTVALFHVCFNIIGSAIWYPLRRIPTGMAMWYGNLAAESPRYAFLFLGLIFFVIPVAGIALVELYIIHG; encoded by the coding sequence ATGGCCCACCCCGACTCGTCACTATCCGACCCTCTCGATTCCGCTCTGTCCCGCGCCCGGCAATCCCCCGAGGCGCCTGCCTGGATGCGGGGCCTGTACGCCGGCCTGTGCCTCTACCTGTTCCTGTCCGCGCTGAACATCATGAGCGGCGGTCTCGGCGTTTTCGGGGACCAGACCGATTTCATGGAGCGGATGTTCGCCTACGGCGAGAATCCCTTCATTGCGCTCATGGGAGCCGTACTGGTCACGGTGCTGGTGCAGAGTTCGTCCTTCACCACGGCACTGATCGTCACGCTGGTCGCCGGCGGCGACATGCCGCTGGGCACCGCCGTGTACGCCATCATGGGCGCCAACATCGGCACCTCGGTCACCGGGGTGATCGTCTCGCTGGCCAACATCCGCATCCGCAGCAACTTCCGGCGCTCGTTCACCGCCGCACTGCTGCATGACTTCTTCAACCTGCTCACGGTGGCCCTGCTATTCCCGCTGGAGTGGATCTCCAGCCTGTTCCACGAGCAAGGCAGGGGGCTGATCACGCGGCTCGCCAACACGCTGAGCGACTGGATCGGCATGGAGGAAGTGGCCAACCCCAACAGCCCGATCAAGGTGATCACCCGGCCCATGGTGAACCTGTTCGACTGGCTCACTGGCCTGGTCATGCCCACCACCATGGCCCATGGGCTGCTCATGGCGGGCCTGGGGCTGCTGCTGATGTTCGTCGCCCTGGTGTTCATGGTGCACAACCTCCGTGGCGCGCTGCTGCGCCGCATGGACGGCCTGTTCCGCACCTACTTCTTCCGCACAGATCTGCGGGCCTACCTGGTCGGAGTGTTCTCGACGGTGATGGTGCAGTCCAGCACCATCACCAGCAGCCTGATGGTACCGCTGGCCGGCGCCGGGGTGGTGCCCATGATCCGCGTGCTGCCGTTCATGATCGGCGCCAATCTGGGAACCACCGTCACCAGCATTCTCGCGGCCACTGCGAACCCGGTATCAGCGGCCATGACCGTGGCGTTGTTCCATGTGTGCTTCAACATCATCGGCAGCGCCATCTGGTATCCGCTGCGCCGCATCCCCACCGGCATGGCCATGTGGTACGGCAACCTGGCCGCGGAATCACCCAGGTACGCCTTCCTGTTCCTGGGCCTGATATTCTTTGTCATACCGGTTGCCGGCATTGCGCTGGTGGAACTGTATATAATCCACGGATAA
- a CDS encoding molybdopterin-dependent oxidoreductase: MKWLTQMMTLGAGLLLAATVSSQVSKSDSTPSRDDAPILTLIQDRERHQRSLRDIEREHQMYDVELRHFEGLEGVFTGVRLDRFLEAEGLDEARRIRFIAADEYTIFLTPEEIADKGFLLVTRFDGEPLPADNLGPLLLVVPEEEEAVLAGEVTPTHWMWSIIEMRAR, translated from the coding sequence ATGAAGTGGCTCACGCAGATGATGACCCTTGGGGCAGGTTTGCTCCTGGCGGCAACCGTATCGTCGCAGGTGTCGAAGAGCGATAGCACGCCTTCCCGCGACGACGCCCCCATCCTGACACTGATTCAGGACCGGGAACGCCACCAGCGCTCCCTCCGGGACATCGAGCGCGAACACCAAATGTACGATGTGGAACTCCGCCACTTCGAAGGCCTGGAAGGGGTCTTCACCGGCGTCAGGCTGGACCGGTTCCTGGAGGCCGAAGGCCTGGACGAGGCGCGGCGCATACGCTTCATTGCCGCCGACGAGTACACCATCTTCCTCACCCCGGAGGAGATCGCCGACAAGGGCTTCCTGCTGGTGACCCGGTTCGACGGCGAGCCGCTGCCCGCCGACAACCTCGGCCCGCTGCTGCTGGTGGTCCCGGAGGAGGAAGAGGCCGTCCTCGCCGGCGAAGTCACGCCAACACACTGGATGTGGTCCATCATCGAAATGCGGGCGCGCTAA
- a CDS encoding TrpB-like pyridoxal phosphate-dependent enzyme: protein MSDTVKFLLDETRIPRHWYNINADLPEPMAPVLHPGTQQPVTADDLAPLFPYGVIEQEMSTEREIEIPGPVRDVYRQWRPAPLYRARRLEQALGTPARIYYKYEGVSPTGSHKPNTAVAQAFYNKQAGVKRITTETGAGQWGSSLALAGAMFGLEIAVYMVKVSFQQKPYRRALMESFGATCIASPSDTTQAGRDVLAEHPDSTGSLGIAISEAVEMAAQRDDTRYALGSVLNHVLLHQTVTGLEAKEQLAMAGDDPDMIIGCTGGGSNFAGIAFPFIGEHLRGGRQREIIAVEPSACPTLTKGKFAYDFGDTGHLTPLTKMHTLGSGFVPPGFHAGGLRYHGMAPQISHLAHLGYINPRSYNQLECFAAGLEFARAEGIIPAPEANHAVKATLDEAIRCRESGESKVILFNLCGHGNFDMQAYTDYLAGNLKDLEYAEDEVAMALSGLPSVNSG, encoded by the coding sequence ATGTCGGACACAGTCAAATTCCTCCTGGATGAAACGCGCATCCCGCGCCACTGGTACAACATCAATGCCGACCTGCCGGAGCCCATGGCGCCGGTGCTCCACCCGGGCACCCAGCAGCCGGTGACGGCGGACGATCTGGCACCGCTATTCCCCTACGGCGTGATCGAACAGGAGATGAGCACCGAGCGGGAGATCGAGATTCCCGGTCCGGTGCGGGATGTCTACCGCCAGTGGCGCCCGGCACCGCTGTACCGCGCACGCCGCCTGGAACAGGCCCTGGGGACGCCGGCACGCATCTATTACAAGTACGAGGGCGTGAGCCCCACCGGCAGCCACAAGCCCAACACGGCCGTCGCGCAGGCCTTCTACAACAAGCAGGCGGGGGTGAAGCGCATCACCACCGAGACCGGCGCGGGCCAGTGGGGTTCGTCGCTGGCCCTGGCCGGCGCCATGTTCGGTCTGGAGATTGCCGTGTACATGGTCAAGGTGAGCTTCCAGCAGAAGCCCTATCGGCGCGCGTTAATGGAGAGCTTCGGCGCGACCTGCATCGCCAGCCCCAGCGACACCACCCAGGCGGGCCGCGACGTCCTTGCGGAGCACCCCGACAGCACCGGCAGCCTCGGGATCGCCATCAGCGAGGCGGTGGAGATGGCCGCCCAGCGGGACGACACCCGCTACGCCCTGGGCAGCGTGCTCAACCACGTCCTGCTGCACCAGACGGTCACCGGCCTGGAGGCAAAGGAGCAGCTGGCCATGGCCGGCGACGATCCGGACATGATCATCGGGTGCACCGGCGGTGGCAGCAACTTCGCCGGCATCGCCTTCCCGTTCATCGGTGAACACCTGCGCGGCGGCCGCCAACGCGAGATCATCGCCGTGGAGCCTTCGGCCTGCCCGACGCTGACCAAGGGCAAGTTCGCCTACGACTTCGGCGATACCGGCCATCTCACACCGCTGACCAAGATGCACACGCTGGGATCGGGGTTCGTGCCACCGGGCTTCCACGCCGGCGGTCTGCGCTACCACGGCATGGCACCACAGATCAGCCATCTGGCGCACCTGGGCTACATCAACCCGCGCTCCTACAACCAGCTGGAGTGTTTCGCCGCAGGCCTGGAATTCGCCCGCGCAGAGGGCATCATCCCGGCACCGGAGGCCAATCATGCCGTCAAGGCCACGCTGGACGAGGCCATCCGCTGTCGTGAGAGCGGGGAAAGCAAGGTCATCCTGTTCAACCTCTGCGGCCACGGCAATTTCGACATGCAGGCCTACACCGACTATCTGGCCGGCAACCTGAAGGACCTGGAGTACGCCGAGGATGAAGTCGCCATGGCGCTCTCCGGCCTGCCGTCGGTCAACAGTGGCTGA
- a CDS encoding GGDEF domain-containing protein, whose amino-acid sequence MIQASDPLLPPGVAERILQHTSEGVLLSDYRHRIYWVNEAFTRITGYPLEELRGQPMTIFRSGHHDSAFYEAIYATLMHQGYWEGEMWRRRRDGQISPLFVNVTRIEGKTPEDTYFVDFVTDLADYKRHERRVEFLVGHDALTELPNRVLLQDRLESALGRAHRHGRKLAILFADLDNLKEINDSYGHAVGDAVLREAASRLRKATREEDTVARMSGDEFVVLLENLDNPADAERVCETIHQAFTRPLKHEGNQLRMAISIGISHYPGDGADTDTLLAHADASMYRAKRAGGDGWDRGAPETNNQQ is encoded by the coding sequence ATGATTCAGGCAAGCGACCCGCTGCTTCCACCGGGAGTCGCCGAGAGAATCCTGCAGCACACCTCGGAGGGCGTGCTGCTCAGCGATTACCGGCACCGGATCTATTGGGTCAACGAGGCCTTTACCCGCATCACGGGCTACCCGCTGGAGGAACTCCGGGGGCAGCCGATGACCATTTTTCGGAGCGGACACCACGACAGCGCGTTCTATGAGGCCATCTACGCGACCCTCATGCACCAGGGCTACTGGGAAGGGGAAATGTGGCGTCGCCGCCGCGACGGCCAGATCTCGCCGTTATTCGTCAACGTCACCCGAATCGAGGGAAAGACGCCGGAAGACACCTATTTCGTCGATTTCGTGACCGATCTCGCGGACTACAAGCGGCATGAGCGGCGTGTCGAATTCCTTGTGGGCCATGACGCGCTCACCGAACTCCCCAACCGTGTTCTGTTACAGGATCGCCTCGAGAGTGCTCTGGGGCGAGCTCACCGCCACGGCAGAAAACTGGCGATCCTCTTCGCTGACCTGGACAACCTCAAGGAGATCAATGACTCCTACGGACACGCTGTGGGTGACGCCGTGCTACGGGAGGCGGCCTCCCGGCTTCGCAAAGCAACACGGGAGGAAGACACCGTCGCCCGCATGAGCGGGGACGAGTTCGTGGTCCTGCTGGAGAATCTGGATAATCCCGCGGACGCGGAGCGTGTCTGCGAAACCATCCACCAGGCATTTACCCGTCCGCTGAAACATGAGGGCAACCAGCTGCGCATGGCCATCAGCATCGGAATCAGCCATTATCCCGGTGACGGCGCCGACACCGACACCCTCCTCGCCCACGCGGACGCGTCCATGTACCGGGCGAAGCGGGCCGGAGGTGATGGTTGGGATCGCGGCGCGCCGGAGACCAATAACCAGCAATAG
- a CDS encoding HDOD domain-containing protein produces the protein MARTTEISSTEALERWLARLDNEDLPILNRTVQRLCEIAADTDASTQELATVVLQDAALTSGVLRTANSALFNRTGQEISTISRSVVLLGFDTVRTIGISLSVIDTLLRGSTRERLLRIMRESVFAATQARLLAREQGMAGTEQVFVAALLLRLGEMAFWCFCDEAEARAMEQGLAREDQPSALLEREVLGFRLQELSGYLARSWRLGDLIEHTLQSRRDVAKGQVGCIRLGHRIEAGVRQHGWQSNAVADLVKVVVDQCGVTTARVRSLLGQAREESVRIAEAFGIPEAAAAPATAAASAEDEAAVRVHRPAPVLQLKILRELSVAMRERPSTHTVLEMILEGLHRGVGMDRTLIAIYNQERTALKVRYAVGDQVDAVAETLGGDLAGADMAVVRAALHGQSVLQLMNLGTEEQARYHAELFQRRIGGLDAVLAPLVIRKREIGVIYTDRIPSRRLLDGEAVQSVLHFSDQANLALEHITA, from the coding sequence ATGGCACGCACCACCGAAATATCGAGTACTGAAGCACTGGAGCGCTGGCTGGCACGGCTGGACAACGAGGATCTGCCGATCCTCAACCGGACCGTGCAGCGACTGTGCGAAATCGCCGCCGATACCGACGCCTCCACCCAGGAACTGGCCACGGTGGTCCTGCAGGACGCGGCGCTGACGTCCGGCGTGCTGCGCACGGCTAACAGCGCCCTGTTCAACCGCACCGGCCAGGAGATCAGCACCATCAGCCGCTCAGTGGTGCTGCTGGGGTTCGACACCGTGCGCACCATCGGTATATCGCTGTCGGTGATCGATACCCTGCTGCGCGGCTCCACGCGGGAGCGCCTGCTGCGGATCATGCGGGAGTCCGTGTTCGCCGCGACCCAGGCGCGATTGCTGGCACGGGAGCAGGGCATGGCCGGGACCGAGCAGGTCTTTGTTGCCGCCCTGCTGCTGCGCCTTGGCGAAATGGCCTTCTGGTGCTTCTGCGATGAGGCGGAGGCGCGCGCCATGGAGCAGGGGCTGGCGCGCGAGGATCAGCCCTCGGCGTTGCTGGAGCGCGAGGTGCTGGGGTTCCGGCTGCAGGAGCTATCCGGTTACCTGGCACGCTCCTGGCGCCTCGGAGATCTCATCGAGCACACCCTGCAGTCCCGCCGCGATGTCGCCAAGGGGCAGGTTGGCTGCATTCGTCTTGGGCATCGTATCGAGGCCGGTGTTCGCCAGCACGGCTGGCAGTCGAATGCGGTTGCGGATCTGGTCAAGGTGGTGGTGGACCAATGCGGCGTCACCACGGCGCGCGTGCGTTCTCTTCTGGGGCAGGCCCGCGAGGAGAGCGTACGCATCGCCGAGGCCTTTGGCATTCCGGAGGCTGCCGCGGCGCCGGCAACTGCCGCCGCGTCTGCGGAGGATGAGGCGGCGGTTCGGGTCCATCGTCCCGCCCCGGTGCTCCAGCTCAAGATCCTGCGGGAGCTCTCCGTAGCGATGCGCGAGCGCCCCAGCACCCACACCGTGCTGGAGATGATTCTGGAAGGTCTGCACCGCGGCGTCGGTATGGACCGCACCCTCATCGCCATCTACAACCAGGAACGGACGGCGCTCAAGGTGCGTTACGCGGTGGGGGACCAGGTGGATGCTGTGGCAGAGACTCTGGGAGGTGATCTCGCCGGCGCGGATATGGCCGTCGTGCGCGCCGCACTGCATGGCCAGAGCGTGCTGCAATTGATGAACCTGGGCACCGAAGAACAGGCACGGTATCACGCAGAACTGTTCCAGCGCCGCATCGGTGGCCTGGATGCAGTGCTGGCGCCCCTGGTGATCCGCAAGCGGGAGATCGGCGTCATCTACACCGACCGCATTCCCAGCCGGCGTCTGCTGGATGGCGAAGCGGTGCAGAGCGTGCTGCACTTCTCCGATCAGGCGAATCTCGCGCTGGAGCACATCACAGCGTAG
- a CDS encoding class I SAM-dependent methyltransferase — MKNRFECPVCRRHEWAEIESYDLSVRDSPTFSARRRKVELGMIAARILFLARPATKKIKRRFLSRGERIRQEIYRDTWKGDETLTSVLCESCGFVCYAPRPTTEDVAAKYNRLKEYNPSIGGQDLGDQKIIKMDRDRSYVLYQKLSSHMPDGAVLDYGGGNGKLMHAFLEHGRSCYLADYSEKQLPGVNKIADDISSLEGTYSAIVLSHVLEHVAEPGELVAGLHRHLKDDGVLYAEIPIDMLGGLRLEGDPVTHINFFTYDSLGSLLNHNGYIIIDGQTEFGTYGKQELEVAWVVAKKGSEDPTYKPESAKKLLWPSRPYAFRKLLVEARKG; from the coding sequence ATGAAAAATCGGTTCGAGTGCCCGGTTTGCCGGCGCCATGAATGGGCAGAAATCGAAAGCTATGACTTATCGGTGCGCGATTCCCCGACGTTCTCAGCGAGAAGACGTAAGGTCGAGCTCGGCATGATTGCGGCACGTATTCTTTTCCTGGCGCGACCAGCAACCAAAAAAATAAAAAGAAGATTCTTAAGCAGGGGAGAGCGAATCCGTCAAGAGATCTATAGGGATACATGGAAAGGAGATGAAACATTAACATCCGTTCTCTGTGAATCCTGCGGATTCGTGTGTTATGCGCCTCGACCTACGACAGAAGATGTTGCCGCGAAATATAATCGGCTAAAGGAATACAATCCGAGCATCGGTGGTCAAGACCTCGGTGACCAGAAAATTATAAAAATGGACAGGGATCGCTCGTACGTCCTGTATCAAAAGCTTTCCTCGCACATGCCTGATGGCGCCGTTCTCGACTACGGTGGCGGAAACGGAAAACTCATGCACGCTTTTTTGGAGCACGGTAGAAGCTGCTACTTGGCGGACTACTCAGAGAAACAGTTGCCGGGGGTCAATAAGATTGCTGACGACATAAGTAGCCTCGAGGGTACGTATTCTGCAATCGTTCTGAGTCATGTACTAGAACATGTTGCTGAACCGGGCGAGCTTGTTGCCGGTCTACATCGACACCTCAAAGACGATGGCGTGCTCTACGCCGAGATTCCAATTGATATGCTCGGTGGCTTACGCCTTGAAGGCGATCCGGTCACTCATATTAATTTCTTCACATACGACAGCCTAGGCTCATTACTCAATCATAATGGATACATTATAATTGATGGGCAGACGGAATTCGGCACTTACGGTAAGCAAGAGCTTGAAGTCGCTTGGGTAGTTGCGAAGAAGGGGAGCGAAGATCCAACATACAAACCGGAGTCCGCCAAGAAGCTCTTGTGGCCTTCTAGGCCGTATGCTTTCCGAAAACTTCTCGTGGAAGCAAGAAAAGGCTAA